A portion of the Papaver somniferum cultivar HN1 unplaced genomic scaffold, ASM357369v1 unplaced-scaffold_47, whole genome shotgun sequence genome contains these proteins:
- the LOC113342735 gene encoding uncharacterized protein LOC113342735 isoform X3 has protein sequence MQSEEGIENQQNGEHFNTLAAVVVPEERKVRRDTTLASFMAKREEEKKVDWDGNPKGANQVRYSDAIGVLLKQYRRFNWTKHWDKHDTMAKDWLLGELQDLFIVDERYKTATLSIDVDIFRGKKGTRKGKHFTRHDTTAKRLADKPAALTEGEWKDLATFWETDATHQDEDNGGNPPTNGNVFIKTHVNKKTGKALDPISQGFIVQMREQSGLDENGFDEDGNQQPISDEVYGNVVPTTRQKHVRAETYPTCLSYERNEDFERRMKERDEDFDRRIRERDAEWEARIKARDEESKIREKKMLEYVRLCCRPEHVLSPGQFSGPSDYHFRPAQPLFAPWEHPYRPLEQLNRSGEQPYRHEGHLFRHAN, from the exons ATGCAATCTGAAGAAGG AATAGAAAATCAGCAAAATGGTGAGCACTTCAACACCTTAGCTGCTG TTGTTGTCCCTGAAGAGAGAAAAGTCCGACGTGATACCACTCTTGCATCTTTTATGGCAAAGCgggaagaagagaaaaaagttGATTGGGATGGCAATCCTAAAGGAGCCAATCAAGTGCGATATTCTGACGCCATTGGGGTATTGCTAAAACAATATCGGAGGTTCAACTGGACAAAGCACTGGGATAAACACGATACAATGGCGAAGGACTGGCTGTTGGGAGAACTTCAG GATTTGTTCATAGTAGATGAACGTTATAAAACTGCCACCCTCTCTATTGATGTTGATATATTCAGGGGAAAGAAAGGTACACGGAAGGGAAAACACTTTACACGACACGATACAACTGCAAAACgtcttgcagataaaccagctgctTTAACTGAAGGGGAGTGGAAGGATCTCGCGACATTCTGGGAAACTGATGCAACACACCAG GATGAAGATAATGGAGGGAACCCACCAACTAATGGTAATGTGTTCATTAAAACCCATGTGAATAAAAAAACTGGAAAAGCTTTGGACCCAATTTCACAAGGCTTCATA GTCCAAATGAGGGAACAATCAGGGTTGGATGAGAATGGGTTTGATGAGGATGGTAACCAACAACCAATTAGTGATGAAGTCTATGGAAACGTAGTACCTACAACAAGGCAGAAACATGTAAGAGCTGAAACATATCCAACATGCCTTAGTTATGAGAGAAATGAAGATTTCGAGAGACGAATGAAAGAGCGGGATGAAGATTTTGATAGGAGAATCAGGGAACGAGATGCAGAATGGGAGGCACGGATAAAAGCACGTGATGAGGAGTCTAAGATACGTGAGAAAAAAATGTTGGAGTATGTTAGATTGTGCTGCAGGCCAGAGCACGTTTTGAGTCCGGGGCAATTTTCAGGACCTTCAGATTACCACTTCAGACCTGCGCAACCACTATTTGCACCTTGGGAGCATCCTTACAGACCTTTAGAGCAACTTAACAGATCTGGGGAGCAGCCTTATAGACATGAGGGACATCTTTTTAGACATGCGAATTAG
- the LOC113342735 gene encoding uncharacterized protein LOC113342735 isoform X4 has translation MAKREEEKKVDWDGNPKGANQVRYSDAIGVLLKQYRRFNWTKHWDKHDTMAKDWLLGELQDLFIVDERYKTATLSIDVDIFRGKKGTRKGKHFTRHDTTAKRLADKPAALTEGEWKDLATFWETDATHQKFSEQNVKSRCCQQVKHTMGRKNHARCKAKMDEDNGGNPPTNGNVFIKTHVNKKTGKALDPISQGFIVQMREQSGLDENGFDEDGNQQPISDEVYGNVVPTTRQKHVRAETYPTCLSYERNEDFERRMKERDEDFDRRIRERDAEWEARIKARDEESKIREKKMLEYVRLCCRPEHVLSPGQFSGPSDYHFRPAQPLFAPWEHPYRPLEQLNRSGEQPYRHEGHLFRHAN, from the exons ATGGCAAAGCgggaagaagagaaaaaagttGATTGGGATGGCAATCCTAAAGGAGCCAATCAAGTGCGATATTCTGACGCCATTGGGGTATTGCTAAAACAATATCGGAGGTTCAACTGGACAAAGCACTGGGATAAACACGATACAATGGCGAAGGACTGGCTGTTGGGAGAACTTCAG GATTTGTTCATAGTAGATGAACGTTATAAAACTGCCACCCTCTCTATTGATGTTGATATATTCAGGGGAAAGAAAGGTACACGGAAGGGAAAACACTTTACACGACACGATACAACTGCAAAACgtcttgcagataaaccagctgctTTAACTGAAGGGGAGTGGAAGGATCTCGCGACATTCTGGGAAACTGATGCAACACACCAG AAATTTTCCGAACAAAATGTCAAGAGTAGATGTTGCCAACAAGTAAAGCACACAATGGGAAGGAAAAACCACGCTCGATGCAAAGCTAAAATG GATGAAGATAATGGAGGGAACCCACCAACTAATGGTAATGTGTTCATTAAAACCCATGTGAATAAAAAAACTGGAAAAGCTTTGGACCCAATTTCACAAGGCTTCATA GTCCAAATGAGGGAACAATCAGGGTTGGATGAGAATGGGTTTGATGAGGATGGTAACCAACAACCAATTAGTGATGAAGTCTATGGAAACGTAGTACCTACAACAAGGCAGAAACATGTAAGAGCTGAAACATATCCAACATGCCTTAGTTATGAGAGAAATGAAGATTTCGAGAGACGAATGAAAGAGCGGGATGAAGATTTTGATAGGAGAATCAGGGAACGAGATGCAGAATGGGAGGCACGGATAAAAGCACGTGATGAGGAGTCTAAGATACGTGAGAAAAAAATGTTGGAGTATGTTAGATTGTGCTGCAGGCCAGAGCACGTTTTGAGTCCGGGGCAATTTTCAGGACCTTCAGATTACCACTTCAGACCTGCGCAACCACTATTTGCACCTTGGGAGCATCCTTACAGACCTTTAGAGCAACTTAACAGATCTGGGGAGCAGCCTTATAGACATGAGGGACATCTTTTTAGACATGCGAATTAG
- the LOC113342735 gene encoding uncharacterized protein LOC113342735 isoform X1 codes for MQSEEGIENQQNGEHFNTLAAVVVPEERKVRRDTTLASFMAKREEEKKVDWDGNPKGANQVRYSDAIGVLLKQYRRFNWTKHWDKHDTMAKDWLLGELQDLFIVDERYKTATLSIDVDIFRGKKGTRKGKHFTRHDTTAKRLADKPAALTEGEWKDLATFWETDATHQKFSEQNVKSRCCQQVKHTMGRKNHARCKAKMDEDNGGNPPTNGNVFIKTHVNKKTGKALDPISQGFIVQMREQSGLDENGFDEDGNQQPISDEVYGNVVPTTRQKHVRAETYPTCLSYERNEDFERRMKERDEDFDRRIRERDAEWEARIKARDEESKIREKKMLEYVRLCCRPEHVLSPGQFSGPSDYHFRPAQPLFAPWEHPYRPLEQLNRSGEQPYRHEGHLFRHAN; via the exons ATGCAATCTGAAGAAGG AATAGAAAATCAGCAAAATGGTGAGCACTTCAACACCTTAGCTGCTG TTGTTGTCCCTGAAGAGAGAAAAGTCCGACGTGATACCACTCTTGCATCTTTTATGGCAAAGCgggaagaagagaaaaaagttGATTGGGATGGCAATCCTAAAGGAGCCAATCAAGTGCGATATTCTGACGCCATTGGGGTATTGCTAAAACAATATCGGAGGTTCAACTGGACAAAGCACTGGGATAAACACGATACAATGGCGAAGGACTGGCTGTTGGGAGAACTTCAG GATTTGTTCATAGTAGATGAACGTTATAAAACTGCCACCCTCTCTATTGATGTTGATATATTCAGGGGAAAGAAAGGTACACGGAAGGGAAAACACTTTACACGACACGATACAACTGCAAAACgtcttgcagataaaccagctgctTTAACTGAAGGGGAGTGGAAGGATCTCGCGACATTCTGGGAAACTGATGCAACACACCAG AAATTTTCCGAACAAAATGTCAAGAGTAGATGTTGCCAACAAGTAAAGCACACAATGGGAAGGAAAAACCACGCTCGATGCAAAGCTAAAATG GATGAAGATAATGGAGGGAACCCACCAACTAATGGTAATGTGTTCATTAAAACCCATGTGAATAAAAAAACTGGAAAAGCTTTGGACCCAATTTCACAAGGCTTCATA GTCCAAATGAGGGAACAATCAGGGTTGGATGAGAATGGGTTTGATGAGGATGGTAACCAACAACCAATTAGTGATGAAGTCTATGGAAACGTAGTACCTACAACAAGGCAGAAACATGTAAGAGCTGAAACATATCCAACATGCCTTAGTTATGAGAGAAATGAAGATTTCGAGAGACGAATGAAAGAGCGGGATGAAGATTTTGATAGGAGAATCAGGGAACGAGATGCAGAATGGGAGGCACGGATAAAAGCACGTGATGAGGAGTCTAAGATACGTGAGAAAAAAATGTTGGAGTATGTTAGATTGTGCTGCAGGCCAGAGCACGTTTTGAGTCCGGGGCAATTTTCAGGACCTTCAGATTACCACTTCAGACCTGCGCAACCACTATTTGCACCTTGGGAGCATCCTTACAGACCTTTAGAGCAACTTAACAGATCTGGGGAGCAGCCTTATAGACATGAGGGACATCTTTTTAGACATGCGAATTAG
- the LOC113342735 gene encoding uncharacterized protein LOC113342735 isoform X2, which produces MQSEEGIENQQNVVVPEERKVRRDTTLASFMAKREEEKKVDWDGNPKGANQVRYSDAIGVLLKQYRRFNWTKHWDKHDTMAKDWLLGELQDLFIVDERYKTATLSIDVDIFRGKKGTRKGKHFTRHDTTAKRLADKPAALTEGEWKDLATFWETDATHQKFSEQNVKSRCCQQVKHTMGRKNHARCKAKMDEDNGGNPPTNGNVFIKTHVNKKTGKALDPISQGFIVQMREQSGLDENGFDEDGNQQPISDEVYGNVVPTTRQKHVRAETYPTCLSYERNEDFERRMKERDEDFDRRIRERDAEWEARIKARDEESKIREKKMLEYVRLCCRPEHVLSPGQFSGPSDYHFRPAQPLFAPWEHPYRPLEQLNRSGEQPYRHEGHLFRHAN; this is translated from the exons ATGCAATCTGAAGAAGG AATAGAAAATCAGCAAAATG TTGTTGTCCCTGAAGAGAGAAAAGTCCGACGTGATACCACTCTTGCATCTTTTATGGCAAAGCgggaagaagagaaaaaagttGATTGGGATGGCAATCCTAAAGGAGCCAATCAAGTGCGATATTCTGACGCCATTGGGGTATTGCTAAAACAATATCGGAGGTTCAACTGGACAAAGCACTGGGATAAACACGATACAATGGCGAAGGACTGGCTGTTGGGAGAACTTCAG GATTTGTTCATAGTAGATGAACGTTATAAAACTGCCACCCTCTCTATTGATGTTGATATATTCAGGGGAAAGAAAGGTACACGGAAGGGAAAACACTTTACACGACACGATACAACTGCAAAACgtcttgcagataaaccagctgctTTAACTGAAGGGGAGTGGAAGGATCTCGCGACATTCTGGGAAACTGATGCAACACACCAG AAATTTTCCGAACAAAATGTCAAGAGTAGATGTTGCCAACAAGTAAAGCACACAATGGGAAGGAAAAACCACGCTCGATGCAAAGCTAAAATG GATGAAGATAATGGAGGGAACCCACCAACTAATGGTAATGTGTTCATTAAAACCCATGTGAATAAAAAAACTGGAAAAGCTTTGGACCCAATTTCACAAGGCTTCATA GTCCAAATGAGGGAACAATCAGGGTTGGATGAGAATGGGTTTGATGAGGATGGTAACCAACAACCAATTAGTGATGAAGTCTATGGAAACGTAGTACCTACAACAAGGCAGAAACATGTAAGAGCTGAAACATATCCAACATGCCTTAGTTATGAGAGAAATGAAGATTTCGAGAGACGAATGAAAGAGCGGGATGAAGATTTTGATAGGAGAATCAGGGAACGAGATGCAGAATGGGAGGCACGGATAAAAGCACGTGATGAGGAGTCTAAGATACGTGAGAAAAAAATGTTGGAGTATGTTAGATTGTGCTGCAGGCCAGAGCACGTTTTGAGTCCGGGGCAATTTTCAGGACCTTCAGATTACCACTTCAGACCTGCGCAACCACTATTTGCACCTTGGGAGCATCCTTACAGACCTTTAGAGCAACTTAACAGATCTGGGGAGCAGCCTTATAGACATGAGGGACATCTTTTTAGACATGCGAATTAG